The following coding sequences lie in one Spinacia oleracea cultivar Varoflay chromosome 1, BTI_SOV_V1, whole genome shotgun sequence genomic window:
- the LOC130464980 gene encoding uncharacterized protein produces the protein MAAAPTQVVIPFHPLLEQITTCLHFPAPVYHFLDMAKNNVYVTVKTNSGPIAYVYVGGEAAEVADSCEKAAQKAVRDLMKKFKVFVEDVTSRRSEVFARCAGLYRLKRNELEAVEKGAPKQPMPEELCEDVDGPVKFVSVDFMSVLRAVFRKVPIFSTPIETLEHTPTQYTSWFTLKTQRACFGFECIVSECCPTLAAAKQSLAKKALDYLMVACNFEVVDANYNPTESKFDALLCALERETCLTVKERVLGIKEDMEPSLLLVEQDCLTPRGALFQITTIASPPLPVKKRKSPASLRPSVVAASSSDVPLSFADLPDLDTCTELLLCPDVGHSLSWHTSLHSPFCKLQCTMLWRFPTQETTTGQWETASLSGYACMFSGTWSPLQLGLLCSHLLHPGSVSYTVVSCFMSMPDSILSLLVNSKVMSFW, from the exons ATGGCTGCAGCACCTACACAGGTTGTGATCCCCTTCCACCCTCTGCTTGAGCAGATAACCACATGCCTCCATTTTCCTGCTCCTGTTTACCATTTCCTAGACATGGCTAAGAATAACGTGTACGTGACTGTCAAGACAAATTCTGGGCCCATTGCTTATGTTTATGTTGGTGGGGAGGCTGCGGAGGTGGCTGATTCATGtgaaaaggcagcccagaaagCCGTTCGTGACCTTATGAAAAAGTTCAAAGTATTTGTTGAGGATGTGACGTCTCGGAGGAGTGAGGTGTTTGCTAGGTGTGCTGGGTTATATCGCCTTAAGAGAAATGAGTTAGAGGCCGTGGAGAAAGGGGCACCTAAGCAGCCAATGCCCGAGGAATTATGTGAGGATGTTGATGGCCCTGTCAAATTTGTATCTGTTGATTTCATGTCAGTCCTGCGTGCTGTGTTTAGGAAGGTCCCAATATTCAGTACTCCGATTGAGACTCTTGAGCATACCCCTACCCAGTACACTTCATGGTTCACCCTTAAAACTCAAAGAGCATGTTTTGGTTTTGAGTGCATTGTCAGTGAGTGCTGCCCTACCCTTGCTGCAGCTAAACAGAGCCTAGCAAAGAAGGCCCTTGATTATCTAATGGTGGCTTGCAACTTTGAGGTAGTTGATGCTAACTATAACCCCACCGAATCAAAGTTCGATGCTCTTCTTTGTGCCCTTGAAAGGGAGACCTGTTTGACAGTCAAGGAACGCGTTCTTGGCATCAAAGAAGACATGGAACCTTCTTTGTTGCTTGTGGAGCAGGACTGTCTCACCCCACGTGGTGCACTCTTCCAAATAACTACTATTGCTTCTCCCCCGCTCCCCGTCAAGAAACGCAAGTCTCCAGCATCTCTAAGGCCTTCTGTTGTAGCTGCTTCCAGCTCTGATGTTCCCCTTTCCTTTGCAGACTTGCCTGACCTCGACACT TGTACTGAATTACTTTTGTGCCCTGATGTTGGCCATTCTCTTTCATGGCACACTAGCCTACACAGTCCTTTTTGTAAACTTCAATGTACCATGCTTTG GCGGTTCCCGACTCAGGAAACAACTACCGGCCAGTGGGAGACGGCTAGCTTATCTGGATATGCCTGCATGTTTAGTGGCACGTGGTCACCACTGCAATTAGGTTTGCTTTGCTCTCACCTGTTGCATCCG GGCTCAGTCAGTTATACAGTTGTTTCGTGTTTCATGAGCATGCCTGACTCAATTCTCAGTCTTTTGGTTAACAGTAAAGTGATGTCCTTCTGGTAA
- the LOC130464994 gene encoding replication protein A 70 kDa DNA-binding subunit B-like translates to MKHERVFLDELSPISKSYKVKVKVIEKGRAKPSPKKGILYQHLVLQDDKKNKMRGALFGDQIEAYKDAFVHKGEYEIADAPIRHADPQWKKSEEELDFQMTFGRQTVIQPVNVEAGPILPDYQSIASIPRAGDPDDRYDIVGVVLYVEDQPRSITTAQDRQVFVREIVITDHSSQQPLVISVWNDFAGADCDPLSCWGEKFVVVGFTSLRATSHKGFSLASSMSTMFIHDPEGHRADALKEWALRHQALLADRQARVLDVRNPSNEKVIITLDELRHKKNTNTLQEERPWLKVCIPDARLEKVHAYLGCPNCGKSTTAPLGEAFKCGTCSRIGVISTPRITFNCEVSDDTGTYAFTTFTEDSERLFRMTAADLFRMKHTGDLQTFMVARKLLRTKHFFIQVGPTTSLSTCNVLQWCLKKVEIEDDDMEHVHPADNTQAENAVETEMATEGDANTQNLPLNAGHADPEDYTNADPLDAENAATEAAETEVSTERDANTQNLPLNAGHADPEDYTNADPLDAENAATEAAETEVSTERDANTQNLPLNVGHADPDDYTNDDPLNAENAATEADHDDDTSEE, encoded by the exons ATGAAACATGAACGTGTCTTCTTAGATGAGCTGAGTCCTATCAGTAAGTCATACAAGGTGAAAGTCAAGGTCATTGAGAAGGGACGAGCTAAGCCATCTCCTAAGAAAGGGATCCTGTATCAGCACCTGGTTTTGCAGGACGATAAG AAAAACAAGATGCGGGGTGCGCTATTTGGAGATCAGATCGAGGCATACAAGGATGCATTTGTGCACAAAGGAGAATATGAAATAGCTGATGCTCCCATCAGGCATGCAGACCCACAATGGAAGAAATCTGAAGAGGAACTTGACTTCCAGATGACCTTTGGACGGCAGACAGTGATCCAGCCTGTGAACGTTGAAGCAGGCCCTATCCTGCCCGACTACCAATCCATTGCTTCTATCCCAAGAGCTGGGGATCCTGATGACAGATATG ATATTGTTGGGGTGGTTCTTTATGTTGAGGACCAGCCAAGGTCTATTACCACTGCCCAAGACCGCCAAGTATTTGTTCGAGAAATTGTTATTACTGATCACAG CTCTCAACAACCATTAGTCATCTCCGTCTGGAATGATTTTGCTGGAGCTGATTGTGACCCACTCTCCTGTTGGGGCGAAAAGTTTGTTGTGGTTGGCTTCACTTCCTTAAGGGCCACATCCCACAAAG GTTTCTCGCTCGCATCGAGCATGTCTACTATGTTCATTCATGATCCTGAAGGGCACAGAGCCGATGCACTGAAGGAATG GGCACTTCGCCATCAAGCCTTACTTGCTGATAGACAGGCACGGGTCCTTGATGTTAGGAACCCCTCCAATGAAAAGGTGATCATAACCCTGGATGAACTGAGGCACAAAAAG AACACCAACACTCTCCAAGAGGAGCGCCCTTGGTTAAAAGTGTGTATCCCTGATGCAAGACTTGAGAAAGTACATGCTTATCTTGGTTGCCCTAACTGTGGTAAGTCAACAACTGCTCCCCTTGGTGAGGCTTTTAAGTGTGGCACCTGCTCCAGGATAGGCGTTATATCCACTCCTAG AATCACTTTCAACTGCGAAGTTTCAGATGACACGGGCACATATGCCTTCACAACCTTCACCGAGGATTCTGAAAGACTTTTCAGAATGACTGCTGCTGATCTTTTCAGGATGAAACACACT GGTGATCTACAGACTTTCATGGTTGCACGCAAATTGCTCCGCACTAAGCATTTCTTCATTCAAGTCGGGCCAACAACATCTCTGTCCACATGCAATGTGTTGCAATGGTGCTTGAAGAAAGTAGAAATTGAGGATGATGACATGGAGCATGTCCACCCAGCTGATAACACTCAAGCAGAGAATGCTGTTGAGACAGAGATGGCCACTGAAGGAGATGCAAACACACAGAATCTCCCTTTGAATGCTGGCCATGCAGATCCAGAAGATTACACCAATGCAGATCCTTTAGATGCTGAAAATGCGGCTACAGAGGCTGCTGAGACAGAGGTTTCCACTGAACGAGATGCAAACACACAAAATCTCCCTTTGAATGCTGGCCATGCAGATCCAGAAGATTACACCAATGCTGATCCTTTAGATGCTGAAAATGCGGCTACAGAGGCTGCTGAGACAGAGGTTTCCACTGAACGAGATGCAAACACACAAAATCTCCCTTTGAATGTTGGCCATGCAGATCCAGACGATTACACCAATGATGATCCTTTAAATGCTGAAAATGCGGCTACAGAGGCTGATCATGATGATGACACTTCAGAGGAATGA